The following are from one region of the Camelus dromedarius isolate mCamDro1 chromosome 16, mCamDro1.pat, whole genome shotgun sequence genome:
- the DLG4 gene encoding disks large homolog 4 isoform X5, with the protein MCLCVKYRYQDEDTPPLEHSPAHLPNQANSPPVIVNTDTLEAPGYVNGTEGEMEYEEITLERGNSGLGFSIAGGTDNPHIGDDPSIFITKIIPGGAAAQDGRLRVNDSILFVNEVDVREVTHSAAVEALKEAGSIVRLYVMRRKPPAEKLMEIKLIKGPKGLGFSIAGGVGNQHIPGDNSIYVTKIIEGGAAHKDGRLQIGDKILAVNSVGLEDVMHEDAVAALKNTYDVVYLKVAKPSNAYLSDSYAPPDITTSYSQHLDNEISHSSYLGTDYPTAMTPTSPRRYSPVAKDLLGEEDIPREPRRIVIHRGSTGLGFNIVGGEDGEGIFISFILAGGPADLSGELRKGDQILSVNGVDLRNASHEQAAIALKNAGQTVTIIAQYKPEEYSRFEAKIHDLREQLMNSSLGSGTASLRSNPKRGFYIRALFDYDKTKDCGFLSQALSFRFGDVLHVIDASDEEWWQARRVHSDSETDDIGFIPSKRRVERREWSRLKAKDWGSSSGSQGREDSVLSYETVTQMEVHYARPIIILGPTKDRANDDLLSEFPDKFGSCVPHTTRPKREYEIDGRDYHFVSSREKMEKDIQAHKFIEAGQYNSHLYGTSVQSVREVAEQGKHCILDVSANAVRRLQAAHLHPIAIFIRPRSLENVLEINKRITEEQARKAFDRATKLEQEFTECFSAIVEGDSFEEIYHKVKRVIEDLSGPYIWVPARERL; encoded by the exons ATGTGTCTCTGCGTG aAATACCGCTACCAAGATGAAGACACGCCCCCTCTGGAGCACAGCCCGGCCCACCTCCCCAACCAG GCCAATTCCCCCCCTGTGATTGTCAACACAGACACCCTAGAAGCCCCGGGATAT GTGAACGGAACGGAGGGGGAAATGGAATACGAGGAGATCACATTGGAAAGG GGTAACTCAGGTCTGGGCTTCAGCATCGCAGGTGGCACTGACAACCCACACATCGGTGACGACCCATCCATTTTCATCACCAAGATCATTCCCGGCGGGGCTGCGGCCCAGGATGGCCGCCtcag GGTCAACGATAGCATCTTGTTTGTAAACGAAGTGGACGTTCGGGAGGTGACGCACTCAGCTGCAGTGGAGGCCCTCAAAGAGGCAGGCTCCATTGTCCGCCTCTACGTCATGCGCCGGAAGCCCCCGGCTGAGAAGCTCATGGAGATCAAGCTCATCAAGGGGCCTAAAG GTCTTGGCTTCAGCATCGCAGGAGGTGTCGGGAACCAGCACATCCCCGGAGATAATAGCATCTATGTAACCAAGATTATTGAAGGGGGTGCCGCCCACAAGGATGGGAGGTTGCAGATTGGAGACAAGATCCTGGCG GTCAACAGTGTGGGGCTGGAGGACGTCATGCATGAGGATGCCGTGGCAGCCCTGAAGAACACGTATGATGTTGTCTACCTAAAGGTGGCCAAGCCCAGCAATGCCTACCTGAGTGACAGCTATGCTCCCCCAGACATCACAACCT CTTATTCCCAGCACCTGGACAACGAGATCAGTCACAGCAGCTACCTGGGCACCGACTACCCCACAGCCATGACCCCCACCTCTCCTCGGCGCTACTCTCCAGTGGCCAAGGACCTGCTGGGGGAGGAAGACATTCCCCGAGAACCGAGGCGGATTGTCATCCACCGGGGCTCCACGGGCCTGGGCTTCAACATCGTGGGCGGCGAGGATGGTGAAGGCATCTTCATCTCCTTCATCCTGGCTGGGGGCCCTGCAGACCTCAGCGGGGAGCTGCGGAAGGGGGACCAGATCCTCTCG GTCAATGGCGTTGACCTCCGCAATGCCAGCCACGAGCAGGCTGCCATCGCCCTGAAGAATGCGGGTCAGACAGTCACGATCATCGCTCAGTACAAACCGGAAG AGTACAGCCGATTCGAGGCCAAGATCCACGACCTTCGGGAGCAGCTCATGAACAGCAGCCTGGGCTCAGGGACTGCCTCCCTGCGGAGCAACCCCAAAAGGGGTTTCTACATCAG GGCCCTGTTTGACTACGACAAGACCAAGGACTGCGGCTTCCTGAGCCAGGCCCTGAGCTTCCGCTTTGGGGATGTGCTGCATGTCATCGACGCCAGCGATGAGGAGTGGTGGCAGGCGCGGCGGGTCCACTCTGACAGCGAGACCGATGACATTGGCTTCATCCCCAGCAAACGGCG GGTTGAGCGACGAGAGTGGTCAAGGTTAAAGGCCAAG GATTGGGGCTCCAGCTCTGGATCACAGG GTCGAGAAGACTCGGTTCTGAGCTATGAGACAGTGACGCAGATGGAAG tgCACTATGCTCGCCCCATCATTATCCTTGGGCCCACCAAGGACCGCGCCAACGATGATCTCCTCTCCGAGTTCCCCGACAAGTTTGGATCCTGTGTTCCCC ATACGACGCGGCCCAAGCGGGAGTATGAGATAGATGGCCGGGATTACCACTTTGTGTCGTCCCgggagaagatggagaaggaCATTCAGGCCCACAAGTTCATTGAGGCCGGCCAGTACAATAGCCACCTGTATGGAACCAGCGTGCAGTCCGTGCGAGAGGTGGCTGAGCAG gGGAAGCACTGCATCCTCGATGTCTCGGCCAATGCCGTGCGGCGGCTGCAGGCGGCCCACCTGCACCCTATCGCCATCTTCATCCGCCCCCGCTCCCTGGAGAATGTGCT AGAGATTAATAAGCGGATCACAGAGGAGCAAGCCCGCAAAGCCTTCGACAGAGCCACCAAGCTGGAGCAGGAATTCACAGAGTGCTTCTCAG CCATCGTGGAGGGTGACAGCTTTGAGGAGATCTACCACAAGGTGAAGCGCGTCATCGAGGACCTCTCAGGCCCCTACATCTGGGTCCCAGCCCGAGAGAGACTCTGA
- the DLG4 gene encoding disks large homolog 4 isoform X7 — protein sequence MDCLCIVTTKKYRYQDEDTPPLEHSPAHLPNQANSPPVIVNTDTLEAPGYVNGTEGEMEYEEITLERGNSGLGFSIAGGTDNPHIGDDPSIFITKIIPGGAAAQDGRLRVNDSILFVNEVDVREVTHSAAVEALKEAGSIVRLYVMRRKPPAEKLMEIKLIKGPKGLGFSIAGGVGNQHIPGDNSIYVTKIIEGGAAHKDGRLQIGDKILAVNSVGLEDVMHEDAVAALKNTYDVVYLKVAKPSNAYLSDSYAPPDITTSYSQHLDNEISHSSYLGTDYPTAMTPTSPRRYSPVAKDLLGEEDIPREPRRIVIHRGSTGLGFNIVGGEDGEGIFISFILAGGPADLSGELRKGDQILSVNGVDLRNASHEQAAIALKNAGQTVTIIAQYKPEEYSRFEAKIHDLREQLMNSSLGSGTASLRSNPKRGFYIRALFDYDKTKDCGFLSQALSFRFGDVLHVIDASDEEWWQARRVHSDSETDDIGFIPSKRRVERREWSRLKAKDWGSSSGSQGREDSVLSYETVTQMEVHYARPIIILGPTKDRANDDLLSEFPDKFGSCVPHTTRPKREYEIDGRDYHFVSSREKMEKDIQAHKFIEAGQYNSHLYGTSVQSVREVAEQGKHCILDVSANAVRRLQAAHLHPIAIFIRPRSLENVLEINKRITEEQARKAFDRATKLEQEFTECFSAIVEGDSFEEIYHKVKRVIEDLSGPYIWVPARERL from the exons ATGGACTGTCTCTGTATAGTGACAACCAAG aAATACCGCTACCAAGATGAAGACACGCCCCCTCTGGAGCACAGCCCGGCCCACCTCCCCAACCAG GCCAATTCCCCCCCTGTGATTGTCAACACAGACACCCTAGAAGCCCCGGGATAT GTGAACGGAACGGAGGGGGAAATGGAATACGAGGAGATCACATTGGAAAGG GGTAACTCAGGTCTGGGCTTCAGCATCGCAGGTGGCACTGACAACCCACACATCGGTGACGACCCATCCATTTTCATCACCAAGATCATTCCCGGCGGGGCTGCGGCCCAGGATGGCCGCCtcag GGTCAACGATAGCATCTTGTTTGTAAACGAAGTGGACGTTCGGGAGGTGACGCACTCAGCTGCAGTGGAGGCCCTCAAAGAGGCAGGCTCCATTGTCCGCCTCTACGTCATGCGCCGGAAGCCCCCGGCTGAGAAGCTCATGGAGATCAAGCTCATCAAGGGGCCTAAAG GTCTTGGCTTCAGCATCGCAGGAGGTGTCGGGAACCAGCACATCCCCGGAGATAATAGCATCTATGTAACCAAGATTATTGAAGGGGGTGCCGCCCACAAGGATGGGAGGTTGCAGATTGGAGACAAGATCCTGGCG GTCAACAGTGTGGGGCTGGAGGACGTCATGCATGAGGATGCCGTGGCAGCCCTGAAGAACACGTATGATGTTGTCTACCTAAAGGTGGCCAAGCCCAGCAATGCCTACCTGAGTGACAGCTATGCTCCCCCAGACATCACAACCT CTTATTCCCAGCACCTGGACAACGAGATCAGTCACAGCAGCTACCTGGGCACCGACTACCCCACAGCCATGACCCCCACCTCTCCTCGGCGCTACTCTCCAGTGGCCAAGGACCTGCTGGGGGAGGAAGACATTCCCCGAGAACCGAGGCGGATTGTCATCCACCGGGGCTCCACGGGCCTGGGCTTCAACATCGTGGGCGGCGAGGATGGTGAAGGCATCTTCATCTCCTTCATCCTGGCTGGGGGCCCTGCAGACCTCAGCGGGGAGCTGCGGAAGGGGGACCAGATCCTCTCG GTCAATGGCGTTGACCTCCGCAATGCCAGCCACGAGCAGGCTGCCATCGCCCTGAAGAATGCGGGTCAGACAGTCACGATCATCGCTCAGTACAAACCGGAAG AGTACAGCCGATTCGAGGCCAAGATCCACGACCTTCGGGAGCAGCTCATGAACAGCAGCCTGGGCTCAGGGACTGCCTCCCTGCGGAGCAACCCCAAAAGGGGTTTCTACATCAG GGCCCTGTTTGACTACGACAAGACCAAGGACTGCGGCTTCCTGAGCCAGGCCCTGAGCTTCCGCTTTGGGGATGTGCTGCATGTCATCGACGCCAGCGATGAGGAGTGGTGGCAGGCGCGGCGGGTCCACTCTGACAGCGAGACCGATGACATTGGCTTCATCCCCAGCAAACGGCG GGTTGAGCGACGAGAGTGGTCAAGGTTAAAGGCCAAG GATTGGGGCTCCAGCTCTGGATCACAGG GTCGAGAAGACTCGGTTCTGAGCTATGAGACAGTGACGCAGATGGAAG tgCACTATGCTCGCCCCATCATTATCCTTGGGCCCACCAAGGACCGCGCCAACGATGATCTCCTCTCCGAGTTCCCCGACAAGTTTGGATCCTGTGTTCCCC ATACGACGCGGCCCAAGCGGGAGTATGAGATAGATGGCCGGGATTACCACTTTGTGTCGTCCCgggagaagatggagaaggaCATTCAGGCCCACAAGTTCATTGAGGCCGGCCAGTACAATAGCCACCTGTATGGAACCAGCGTGCAGTCCGTGCGAGAGGTGGCTGAGCAG gGGAAGCACTGCATCCTCGATGTCTCGGCCAATGCCGTGCGGCGGCTGCAGGCGGCCCACCTGCACCCTATCGCCATCTTCATCCGCCCCCGCTCCCTGGAGAATGTGCT AGAGATTAATAAGCGGATCACAGAGGAGCAAGCCCGCAAAGCCTTCGACAGAGCCACCAAGCTGGAGCAGGAATTCACAGAGTGCTTCTCAG CCATCGTGGAGGGTGACAGCTTTGAGGAGATCTACCACAAGGTGAAGCGCGTCATCGAGGACCTCTCAGGCCCCTACATCTGGGTCCCAGCCCGAGAGAGACTCTGA
- the DLG4 gene encoding disks large homolog 4 isoform X4: protein MCLCVKYRYQDEDTPPLEHSPAHLPNQANSPPVIVNTDTLEAPGYELQVNGTEGEMEYEEITLERGNSGLGFSIAGGTDNPHIGDDPSIFITKIIPGGAAAQDGRLRVNDSILFVNEVDVREVTHSAAVEALKEAGSIVRLYVMRRKPPAEKLMEIKLIKGPKGLGFSIAGGVGNQHIPGDNSIYVTKIIEGGAAHKDGRLQIGDKILAVNSVGLEDVMHEDAVAALKNTYDVVYLKVAKPSNAYLSDSYAPPDITTSYSQHLDNEISHSSYLGTDYPTAMTPTSPRRYSPVAKDLLGEEDIPREPRRIVIHRGSTGLGFNIVGGEDGEGIFISFILAGGPADLSGELRKGDQILSVNGVDLRNASHEQAAIALKNAGQTVTIIAQYKPEEYSRFEAKIHDLREQLMNSSLGSGTASLRSNPKRGFYIRALFDYDKTKDCGFLSQALSFRFGDVLHVIDASDEEWWQARRVHSDSETDDIGFIPSKRRVERREWSRLKAKDWGSSSGSQGREDSVLSYETVTQMEVHYARPIIILGPTKDRANDDLLSEFPDKFGSCVPHTTRPKREYEIDGRDYHFVSSREKMEKDIQAHKFIEAGQYNSHLYGTSVQSVREVAEQGKHCILDVSANAVRRLQAAHLHPIAIFIRPRSLENVLEINKRITEEQARKAFDRATKLEQEFTECFSAIVEGDSFEEIYHKVKRVIEDLSGPYIWVPARERL from the exons ATGTGTCTCTGCGTG aAATACCGCTACCAAGATGAAGACACGCCCCCTCTGGAGCACAGCCCGGCCCACCTCCCCAACCAG GCCAATTCCCCCCCTGTGATTGTCAACACAGACACCCTAGAAGCCCCGGGATATG AGTTGCAGGTGAACGGAACGGAGGGGGAAATGGAATACGAGGAGATCACATTGGAAAGG GGTAACTCAGGTCTGGGCTTCAGCATCGCAGGTGGCACTGACAACCCACACATCGGTGACGACCCATCCATTTTCATCACCAAGATCATTCCCGGCGGGGCTGCGGCCCAGGATGGCCGCCtcag GGTCAACGATAGCATCTTGTTTGTAAACGAAGTGGACGTTCGGGAGGTGACGCACTCAGCTGCAGTGGAGGCCCTCAAAGAGGCAGGCTCCATTGTCCGCCTCTACGTCATGCGCCGGAAGCCCCCGGCTGAGAAGCTCATGGAGATCAAGCTCATCAAGGGGCCTAAAG GTCTTGGCTTCAGCATCGCAGGAGGTGTCGGGAACCAGCACATCCCCGGAGATAATAGCATCTATGTAACCAAGATTATTGAAGGGGGTGCCGCCCACAAGGATGGGAGGTTGCAGATTGGAGACAAGATCCTGGCG GTCAACAGTGTGGGGCTGGAGGACGTCATGCATGAGGATGCCGTGGCAGCCCTGAAGAACACGTATGATGTTGTCTACCTAAAGGTGGCCAAGCCCAGCAATGCCTACCTGAGTGACAGCTATGCTCCCCCAGACATCACAACCT CTTATTCCCAGCACCTGGACAACGAGATCAGTCACAGCAGCTACCTGGGCACCGACTACCCCACAGCCATGACCCCCACCTCTCCTCGGCGCTACTCTCCAGTGGCCAAGGACCTGCTGGGGGAGGAAGACATTCCCCGAGAACCGAGGCGGATTGTCATCCACCGGGGCTCCACGGGCCTGGGCTTCAACATCGTGGGCGGCGAGGATGGTGAAGGCATCTTCATCTCCTTCATCCTGGCTGGGGGCCCTGCAGACCTCAGCGGGGAGCTGCGGAAGGGGGACCAGATCCTCTCG GTCAATGGCGTTGACCTCCGCAATGCCAGCCACGAGCAGGCTGCCATCGCCCTGAAGAATGCGGGTCAGACAGTCACGATCATCGCTCAGTACAAACCGGAAG AGTACAGCCGATTCGAGGCCAAGATCCACGACCTTCGGGAGCAGCTCATGAACAGCAGCCTGGGCTCAGGGACTGCCTCCCTGCGGAGCAACCCCAAAAGGGGTTTCTACATCAG GGCCCTGTTTGACTACGACAAGACCAAGGACTGCGGCTTCCTGAGCCAGGCCCTGAGCTTCCGCTTTGGGGATGTGCTGCATGTCATCGACGCCAGCGATGAGGAGTGGTGGCAGGCGCGGCGGGTCCACTCTGACAGCGAGACCGATGACATTGGCTTCATCCCCAGCAAACGGCG GGTTGAGCGACGAGAGTGGTCAAGGTTAAAGGCCAAG GATTGGGGCTCCAGCTCTGGATCACAGG GTCGAGAAGACTCGGTTCTGAGCTATGAGACAGTGACGCAGATGGAAG tgCACTATGCTCGCCCCATCATTATCCTTGGGCCCACCAAGGACCGCGCCAACGATGATCTCCTCTCCGAGTTCCCCGACAAGTTTGGATCCTGTGTTCCCC ATACGACGCGGCCCAAGCGGGAGTATGAGATAGATGGCCGGGATTACCACTTTGTGTCGTCCCgggagaagatggagaaggaCATTCAGGCCCACAAGTTCATTGAGGCCGGCCAGTACAATAGCCACCTGTATGGAACCAGCGTGCAGTCCGTGCGAGAGGTGGCTGAGCAG gGGAAGCACTGCATCCTCGATGTCTCGGCCAATGCCGTGCGGCGGCTGCAGGCGGCCCACCTGCACCCTATCGCCATCTTCATCCGCCCCCGCTCCCTGGAGAATGTGCT AGAGATTAATAAGCGGATCACAGAGGAGCAAGCCCGCAAAGCCTTCGACAGAGCCACCAAGCTGGAGCAGGAATTCACAGAGTGCTTCTCAG CCATCGTGGAGGGTGACAGCTTTGAGGAGATCTACCACAAGGTGAAGCGCGTCATCGAGGACCTCTCAGGCCCCTACATCTGGGTCCCAGCCCGAGAGAGACTCTGA
- the DLG4 gene encoding disks large homolog 4 isoform X1, with translation MCLCVKYRYQDEDTPPLEHSPAHLPNQVNAPELVHVAERNLSHLEAVQGVVGHAHFSPVKANSPPVIVNTDTLEAPGYELQVNGTEGEMEYEEITLERGNSGLGFSIAGGTDNPHIGDDPSIFITKIIPGGAAAQDGRLRVNDSILFVNEVDVREVTHSAAVEALKEAGSIVRLYVMRRKPPAEKLMEIKLIKGPKGLGFSIAGGVGNQHIPGDNSIYVTKIIEGGAAHKDGRLQIGDKILAVNSVGLEDVMHEDAVAALKNTYDVVYLKVAKPSNAYLSDSYAPPDITTSYSQHLDNEISHSSYLGTDYPTAMTPTSPRRYSPVAKDLLGEEDIPREPRRIVIHRGSTGLGFNIVGGEDGEGIFISFILAGGPADLSGELRKGDQILSVNGVDLRNASHEQAAIALKNAGQTVTIIAQYKPEEYSRFEAKIHDLREQLMNSSLGSGTASLRSNPKRGFYIRALFDYDKTKDCGFLSQALSFRFGDVLHVIDASDEEWWQARRVHSDSETDDIGFIPSKRRVERREWSRLKAKDWGSSSGSQGREDSVLSYETVTQMEVHYARPIIILGPTKDRANDDLLSEFPDKFGSCVPHTTRPKREYEIDGRDYHFVSSREKMEKDIQAHKFIEAGQYNSHLYGTSVQSVREVAEQGKHCILDVSANAVRRLQAAHLHPIAIFIRPRSLENVLEINKRITEEQARKAFDRATKLEQEFTECFSAIVEGDSFEEIYHKVKRVIEDLSGPYIWVPARERL, from the exons ATGTGTCTCTGCGTG aAATACCGCTACCAAGATGAAGACACGCCCCCTCTGGAGCACAGCCCGGCCCACCTCCCCAACCAGGTAAACGCCCCCGAGCTGGTGCACGTGGCGGAGAGGAACTTGTCCCACCTCGAGGCCGTCCAAGGGGTCGTGGGCCACGCCCACTTCTCCCCCGTCAAG GCCAATTCCCCCCCTGTGATTGTCAACACAGACACCCTAGAAGCCCCGGGATATG AGTTGCAGGTGAACGGAACGGAGGGGGAAATGGAATACGAGGAGATCACATTGGAAAGG GGTAACTCAGGTCTGGGCTTCAGCATCGCAGGTGGCACTGACAACCCACACATCGGTGACGACCCATCCATTTTCATCACCAAGATCATTCCCGGCGGGGCTGCGGCCCAGGATGGCCGCCtcag GGTCAACGATAGCATCTTGTTTGTAAACGAAGTGGACGTTCGGGAGGTGACGCACTCAGCTGCAGTGGAGGCCCTCAAAGAGGCAGGCTCCATTGTCCGCCTCTACGTCATGCGCCGGAAGCCCCCGGCTGAGAAGCTCATGGAGATCAAGCTCATCAAGGGGCCTAAAG GTCTTGGCTTCAGCATCGCAGGAGGTGTCGGGAACCAGCACATCCCCGGAGATAATAGCATCTATGTAACCAAGATTATTGAAGGGGGTGCCGCCCACAAGGATGGGAGGTTGCAGATTGGAGACAAGATCCTGGCG GTCAACAGTGTGGGGCTGGAGGACGTCATGCATGAGGATGCCGTGGCAGCCCTGAAGAACACGTATGATGTTGTCTACCTAAAGGTGGCCAAGCCCAGCAATGCCTACCTGAGTGACAGCTATGCTCCCCCAGACATCACAACCT CTTATTCCCAGCACCTGGACAACGAGATCAGTCACAGCAGCTACCTGGGCACCGACTACCCCACAGCCATGACCCCCACCTCTCCTCGGCGCTACTCTCCAGTGGCCAAGGACCTGCTGGGGGAGGAAGACATTCCCCGAGAACCGAGGCGGATTGTCATCCACCGGGGCTCCACGGGCCTGGGCTTCAACATCGTGGGCGGCGAGGATGGTGAAGGCATCTTCATCTCCTTCATCCTGGCTGGGGGCCCTGCAGACCTCAGCGGGGAGCTGCGGAAGGGGGACCAGATCCTCTCG GTCAATGGCGTTGACCTCCGCAATGCCAGCCACGAGCAGGCTGCCATCGCCCTGAAGAATGCGGGTCAGACAGTCACGATCATCGCTCAGTACAAACCGGAAG AGTACAGCCGATTCGAGGCCAAGATCCACGACCTTCGGGAGCAGCTCATGAACAGCAGCCTGGGCTCAGGGACTGCCTCCCTGCGGAGCAACCCCAAAAGGGGTTTCTACATCAG GGCCCTGTTTGACTACGACAAGACCAAGGACTGCGGCTTCCTGAGCCAGGCCCTGAGCTTCCGCTTTGGGGATGTGCTGCATGTCATCGACGCCAGCGATGAGGAGTGGTGGCAGGCGCGGCGGGTCCACTCTGACAGCGAGACCGATGACATTGGCTTCATCCCCAGCAAACGGCG GGTTGAGCGACGAGAGTGGTCAAGGTTAAAGGCCAAG GATTGGGGCTCCAGCTCTGGATCACAGG GTCGAGAAGACTCGGTTCTGAGCTATGAGACAGTGACGCAGATGGAAG tgCACTATGCTCGCCCCATCATTATCCTTGGGCCCACCAAGGACCGCGCCAACGATGATCTCCTCTCCGAGTTCCCCGACAAGTTTGGATCCTGTGTTCCCC ATACGACGCGGCCCAAGCGGGAGTATGAGATAGATGGCCGGGATTACCACTTTGTGTCGTCCCgggagaagatggagaaggaCATTCAGGCCCACAAGTTCATTGAGGCCGGCCAGTACAATAGCCACCTGTATGGAACCAGCGTGCAGTCCGTGCGAGAGGTGGCTGAGCAG gGGAAGCACTGCATCCTCGATGTCTCGGCCAATGCCGTGCGGCGGCTGCAGGCGGCCCACCTGCACCCTATCGCCATCTTCATCCGCCCCCGCTCCCTGGAGAATGTGCT AGAGATTAATAAGCGGATCACAGAGGAGCAAGCCCGCAAAGCCTTCGACAGAGCCACCAAGCTGGAGCAGGAATTCACAGAGTGCTTCTCAG CCATCGTGGAGGGTGACAGCTTTGAGGAGATCTACCACAAGGTGAAGCGCGTCATCGAGGACCTCTCAGGCCCCTACATCTGGGTCCCAGCCCGAGAGAGACTCTGA
- the DLG4 gene encoding disks large homolog 4 isoform X2: MCLCVKYRYQDEDTPPLEHSPAHLPNQVNAPELVHVAERNLSHLEAVQGVVGHAHFSPVKANSPPVIVNTDTLEAPGYVNGTEGEMEYEEITLERGNSGLGFSIAGGTDNPHIGDDPSIFITKIIPGGAAAQDGRLRVNDSILFVNEVDVREVTHSAAVEALKEAGSIVRLYVMRRKPPAEKLMEIKLIKGPKGLGFSIAGGVGNQHIPGDNSIYVTKIIEGGAAHKDGRLQIGDKILAVNSVGLEDVMHEDAVAALKNTYDVVYLKVAKPSNAYLSDSYAPPDITTSYSQHLDNEISHSSYLGTDYPTAMTPTSPRRYSPVAKDLLGEEDIPREPRRIVIHRGSTGLGFNIVGGEDGEGIFISFILAGGPADLSGELRKGDQILSVNGVDLRNASHEQAAIALKNAGQTVTIIAQYKPEEYSRFEAKIHDLREQLMNSSLGSGTASLRSNPKRGFYIRALFDYDKTKDCGFLSQALSFRFGDVLHVIDASDEEWWQARRVHSDSETDDIGFIPSKRRVERREWSRLKAKDWGSSSGSQGREDSVLSYETVTQMEVHYARPIIILGPTKDRANDDLLSEFPDKFGSCVPHTTRPKREYEIDGRDYHFVSSREKMEKDIQAHKFIEAGQYNSHLYGTSVQSVREVAEQGKHCILDVSANAVRRLQAAHLHPIAIFIRPRSLENVLEINKRITEEQARKAFDRATKLEQEFTECFSAIVEGDSFEEIYHKVKRVIEDLSGPYIWVPARERL; the protein is encoded by the exons ATGTGTCTCTGCGTG aAATACCGCTACCAAGATGAAGACACGCCCCCTCTGGAGCACAGCCCGGCCCACCTCCCCAACCAGGTAAACGCCCCCGAGCTGGTGCACGTGGCGGAGAGGAACTTGTCCCACCTCGAGGCCGTCCAAGGGGTCGTGGGCCACGCCCACTTCTCCCCCGTCAAG GCCAATTCCCCCCCTGTGATTGTCAACACAGACACCCTAGAAGCCCCGGGATAT GTGAACGGAACGGAGGGGGAAATGGAATACGAGGAGATCACATTGGAAAGG GGTAACTCAGGTCTGGGCTTCAGCATCGCAGGTGGCACTGACAACCCACACATCGGTGACGACCCATCCATTTTCATCACCAAGATCATTCCCGGCGGGGCTGCGGCCCAGGATGGCCGCCtcag GGTCAACGATAGCATCTTGTTTGTAAACGAAGTGGACGTTCGGGAGGTGACGCACTCAGCTGCAGTGGAGGCCCTCAAAGAGGCAGGCTCCATTGTCCGCCTCTACGTCATGCGCCGGAAGCCCCCGGCTGAGAAGCTCATGGAGATCAAGCTCATCAAGGGGCCTAAAG GTCTTGGCTTCAGCATCGCAGGAGGTGTCGGGAACCAGCACATCCCCGGAGATAATAGCATCTATGTAACCAAGATTATTGAAGGGGGTGCCGCCCACAAGGATGGGAGGTTGCAGATTGGAGACAAGATCCTGGCG GTCAACAGTGTGGGGCTGGAGGACGTCATGCATGAGGATGCCGTGGCAGCCCTGAAGAACACGTATGATGTTGTCTACCTAAAGGTGGCCAAGCCCAGCAATGCCTACCTGAGTGACAGCTATGCTCCCCCAGACATCACAACCT CTTATTCCCAGCACCTGGACAACGAGATCAGTCACAGCAGCTACCTGGGCACCGACTACCCCACAGCCATGACCCCCACCTCTCCTCGGCGCTACTCTCCAGTGGCCAAGGACCTGCTGGGGGAGGAAGACATTCCCCGAGAACCGAGGCGGATTGTCATCCACCGGGGCTCCACGGGCCTGGGCTTCAACATCGTGGGCGGCGAGGATGGTGAAGGCATCTTCATCTCCTTCATCCTGGCTGGGGGCCCTGCAGACCTCAGCGGGGAGCTGCGGAAGGGGGACCAGATCCTCTCG GTCAATGGCGTTGACCTCCGCAATGCCAGCCACGAGCAGGCTGCCATCGCCCTGAAGAATGCGGGTCAGACAGTCACGATCATCGCTCAGTACAAACCGGAAG AGTACAGCCGATTCGAGGCCAAGATCCACGACCTTCGGGAGCAGCTCATGAACAGCAGCCTGGGCTCAGGGACTGCCTCCCTGCGGAGCAACCCCAAAAGGGGTTTCTACATCAG GGCCCTGTTTGACTACGACAAGACCAAGGACTGCGGCTTCCTGAGCCAGGCCCTGAGCTTCCGCTTTGGGGATGTGCTGCATGTCATCGACGCCAGCGATGAGGAGTGGTGGCAGGCGCGGCGGGTCCACTCTGACAGCGAGACCGATGACATTGGCTTCATCCCCAGCAAACGGCG GGTTGAGCGACGAGAGTGGTCAAGGTTAAAGGCCAAG GATTGGGGCTCCAGCTCTGGATCACAGG GTCGAGAAGACTCGGTTCTGAGCTATGAGACAGTGACGCAGATGGAAG tgCACTATGCTCGCCCCATCATTATCCTTGGGCCCACCAAGGACCGCGCCAACGATGATCTCCTCTCCGAGTTCCCCGACAAGTTTGGATCCTGTGTTCCCC ATACGACGCGGCCCAAGCGGGAGTATGAGATAGATGGCCGGGATTACCACTTTGTGTCGTCCCgggagaagatggagaaggaCATTCAGGCCCACAAGTTCATTGAGGCCGGCCAGTACAATAGCCACCTGTATGGAACCAGCGTGCAGTCCGTGCGAGAGGTGGCTGAGCAG gGGAAGCACTGCATCCTCGATGTCTCGGCCAATGCCGTGCGGCGGCTGCAGGCGGCCCACCTGCACCCTATCGCCATCTTCATCCGCCCCCGCTCCCTGGAGAATGTGCT AGAGATTAATAAGCGGATCACAGAGGAGCAAGCCCGCAAAGCCTTCGACAGAGCCACCAAGCTGGAGCAGGAATTCACAGAGTGCTTCTCAG CCATCGTGGAGGGTGACAGCTTTGAGGAGATCTACCACAAGGTGAAGCGCGTCATCGAGGACCTCTCAGGCCCCTACATCTGGGTCCCAGCCCGAGAGAGACTCTGA